A single genomic interval of Pseudomonadota bacterium harbors:
- a CDS encoding P-loop NTPase, with the protein MKELVIISGKGGTGKTSIVSAFASLAENKILCDADVDAADLHLITAPDIQQRNDFKGGCKAVIDEKFCTECGLCRDLCKWNAINDDFVVNDLECEGCGVCVYFCPEKAIEFPVQTCGEWYISETRFGPMVHARLGIAEENSGRLVTLVRQEAKKLAEKNSLDLIITDGPPGIGCPVIASIGGASAVLIVTEPTVSSRHDMERVAQLAAHFKVPAMVCVNKFDLNQEETQAIEKYSESMGMAVLGKIPFDNAVTKSMVQGKTVFEYDKDSISAQAIMTIWKQISKYLNDN; encoded by the coding sequence ATGAAAGAGTTGGTAATAATCAGTGGTAAAGGCGGCACCGGAAAAACCAGTATTGTTTCAGCCTTTGCCTCACTTGCCGAAAATAAAATTCTATGCGATGCGGATGTGGATGCAGCCGATCTCCATCTTATAACTGCCCCGGATATTCAACAACGAAATGATTTTAAAGGCGGCTGCAAAGCAGTTATTGATGAAAAATTCTGTACCGAATGCGGTTTGTGCCGGGATCTGTGCAAATGGAATGCTATAAATGATGATTTTGTTGTAAATGATTTAGAATGCGAAGGCTGCGGTGTTTGTGTTTATTTTTGTCCTGAAAAGGCTATCGAGTTTCCGGTACAAACCTGCGGTGAATGGTATATTTCCGAAACCCGGTTTGGGCCTATGGTTCATGCCAGACTGGGTATCGCTGAGGAAAATTCCGGAAGGCTGGTAACGCTTGTGAGGCAGGAAGCCAAAAAGCTTGCGGAAAAAAACAGCCTTGATTTAATTATTACGGACGGGCCACCGGGCATAGGGTGTCCTGTCATTGCTTCCATTGGTGGTGCATCAGCCGTTCTGATTGTTACCGAACCTACAGTTTCAAGCCGGCATGACATGGAACGTGTTGCGCAGTTAGCCGCACATTTTAAGGTGCCGGCCATGGTATGTGTAAATAAGTTCGATCTTAATCAAGAAGAGACTCAGGCAATAGAAAAGTATTCGGAAAGCATGGGAATGGCTGTTCTGGGCAAAATTCCCTTTGATAATGCAGTAACTAAATCAATGGTACAGGGAAAAACGGTTTTTGAATATGATAAAGATTCGATATCTGCCCAAGCGATCATGACGATTTGGAAACAAATAAGTAAATATTTAAACGACAATTAG
- a CDS encoding NifB/NifX family molybdenum-iron cluster-binding protein, whose translation MENGRIAIPSMEAGGLDGQRSGHFGHCDVFTLIDVEDGKIKSVSTVPNQEHVQGGCMVPVNILAGHKVNALVVGGIGMRPLMGFRQVGIDVYHDDTRAEIRPVVEDLIAGKLPVISDKQVCGGGGGG comes from the coding sequence ATGGAAAATGGAAGAATAGCAATTCCGTCAATGGAAGCAGGCGGTCTTGATGGCCAGCGTTCCGGTCATTTTGGTCATTGTGATGTGTTCACATTGATCGATGTGGAAGATGGAAAAATAAAGAGTGTAAGTACTGTTCCCAATCAGGAGCATGTCCAGGGTGGGTGTATGGTGCCTGTTAATATTCTGGCGGGACATAAAGTGAATGCTCTTGTTGTCGGCGGAATAGGAATGCGCCCTCTGATGGGTTTCAGACAGGTGGGCATTGATGTTTATCATGATGATACCAGGGCTGAAATAAGACCGGTTGTGGAAGATTTAATCGCAGGCAAACTGCCTGTCATCAGTGATAAGCAGGTCTGTGGCGGAGGTGGGGGCGGTTGA
- a CDS encoding NifB/NifX family molybdenum-iron cluster-binding protein yields the protein MKIAVTSAGMDLDSQVDPRFGRAAHILLVDSETFEFEVLDNKENINALKGAGIQAASMVSQKGAKVLLTGFCGPNAFKTLRAAKVGVANDASGSVKDAVKAYLDGKLPLADNPNTEGHW from the coding sequence ATGAAAATAGCTGTAACATCTGCCGGAATGGATCTGGATTCGCAGGTTGATCCTCGCTTTGGAAGGGCAGCCCACATACTTCTTGTGGATTCGGAAACCTTTGAGTTTGAGGTGCTGGATAATAAGGAGAATATTAATGCTCTCAAAGGTGCCGGCATTCAGGCGGCAAGTATGGTAAGCCAAAAAGGCGCAAAGGTTCTGCTTACCGGATTTTGCGGTCCCAATGCTTTCAAAACACTCAGGGCTGCAAAAGTCGGCGTGGCTAATGATGCCTCAGGATCGGTTAAAGATGCTGTTAAGGCATATCTTGACGGAAAGCTACCATTAGCAGATAACCCGAATACCGAAGGCCACTGGTAG
- a CDS encoding response regulator, producing the protein MLKLLLVTATKENFFDFAKEIEKQKDVEVLWADLGQKALDMVSVSPVDLVVADENLKDMTGLQLALRLLSVNPMVNCSVVSSLDAKQFHEASEGLGLISQLLPRPVAEQAVELLVRLKEIKNLTLKI; encoded by the coding sequence ATGTTAAAATTATTGCTGGTTACTGCAACTAAAGAAAACTTTTTCGATTTTGCTAAAGAAATAGAAAAGCAAAAAGATGTTGAAGTTTTATGGGCTGACTTAGGCCAAAAGGCGCTGGACATGGTTTCTGTCAGTCCTGTCGACCTAGTTGTTGCAGATGAAAACTTAAAAGATATGACCGGATTGCAGTTAGCTTTACGATTGCTTTCCGTTAATCCGATGGTTAATTGTTCAGTCGTAAGTTCTCTTGATGCTAAACAATTTCACGAAGCAAGCGAAGGGCTCGGTTTGATATCGCAACTACTGCCCCGACCTGTTGCAGAACAAGCGGTTGAACTGCTTGTACGCTTAAAAGAAATAAAAAATCTTACCTTAAAAATATAA
- a CDS encoding CGGC domain-containing protein: MEEVLMNIAVLSCKNIKDETCLGCQRCLMAFDKKEGEFERYKGSDAKLRALLHCGGCPGTSPIVRLVNLKAWMGLTNEKIDAVHIGTCLLDNCPYKDTIISKVKAKAGVDVIEGSHPYRPVNIFGA, encoded by the coding sequence ATGGAGGAAGTATTAATGAATATTGCTGTGTTAAGCTGTAAAAATATTAAGGATGAAACCTGTCTGGGATGTCAACGCTGCCTGATGGCTTTTGATAAAAAAGAAGGTGAATTTGAAAGATATAAAGGCAGTGATGCCAAATTAAGGGCTCTTTTGCATTGCGGAGGATGTCCTGGCACCTCACCGATAGTGCGTCTTGTAAATTTGAAAGCATGGATGGGACTAACAAATGAAAAAATTGATGCCGTACATATAGGTACATGCCTTTTAGATAATTGTCCGTACAAAGATACAATTATATCGAAAGTAAAGGCAAAAGCCGGTGTTGATGTAATTGAGGGCAGTCATCCTTATAGACCTGTTAATATTTTTGGGGCCTGA
- a CDS encoding FAD-dependent oxidoreductase — protein sequence MSDIKLRVLVIGGVACGPKTASRLKRLLPDSDITIIEKGGIVSYGACGLPYYVEGLFERVEMLTETPVGVARTPAFFEKAKGVKVLTGKEAIAIDRKNKTVEVKDLASGKTDKMKYDKLVLATGGYPFRPPIPGVDLKNVWFIRQPDDADTIVKQIEAQKLKRAVLIGAGFISIEMSEALVKKGLDVTMVEMEDQIMPAILDKDVAMFAAKHLRQKGVKLILSETVKAIGGKGAVSSVDTDKQSLPADLVVVAVGTRPNDKLAKDAGLQCMDKGGIVVNEYCKTSDENIYAGGDCVASHYVNKTVGSPLYVPLGSTANKHGRVIANHIAGNPTPFNGIACSSIVKAFDYTIGRTGLTEKQARALKLDVETTVWAGPDKPHFMPDAKPFIIKMIASKRDRKLLGIQVAGLGEGAKRLDVAASVILLGGNLDQLADVDFAYAPPYGPALDPLATCAHLMINKLDGIAAGISAFKAKERIEKGDVVLLDVRMPDEVAAMPFPYEVLNIPLGALREKANTLPKDKDIITFCKISLRGYEAQRILNAAGFSRVSYIEGGIVSWPF from the coding sequence ATGTCTGATATAAAACTTCGAGTATTAGTTATTGGCGGTGTTGCCTGCGGGCCCAAGACAGCATCGAGGCTGAAACGACTCCTCCCGGATTCTGATATAACAATTATAGAAAAGGGAGGCATTGTTTCTTACGGAGCCTGCGGCTTGCCTTATTATGTTGAGGGTTTATTTGAAAGAGTTGAAATGCTCACCGAAACCCCGGTTGGTGTGGCACGAACCCCGGCTTTTTTTGAAAAAGCAAAAGGTGTTAAAGTCCTTACAGGAAAAGAAGCAATTGCAATCGATCGGAAAAATAAAACCGTTGAAGTAAAAGATCTGGCTAGCGGAAAAACAGATAAAATGAAGTACGACAAGCTGGTGCTGGCAACCGGCGGTTATCCATTCAGGCCCCCCATTCCCGGCGTTGATTTGAAAAATGTCTGGTTTATCAGGCAACCTGATGATGCGGATACAATTGTTAAACAAATCGAAGCTCAGAAATTAAAGCGTGCTGTTCTTATCGGAGCGGGATTTATCAGTATTGAGATGTCGGAGGCTCTTGTTAAAAAAGGCCTTGATGTAACAATGGTGGAAATGGAAGATCAGATAATGCCTGCCATACTGGATAAAGATGTGGCAATGTTTGCTGCAAAGCATCTGCGTCAAAAAGGTGTAAAACTTATACTGTCCGAGACTGTTAAGGCTATAGGTGGTAAAGGAGCTGTTTCATCGGTTGATACGGATAAACAAAGTCTGCCTGCCGATCTGGTTGTTGTTGCGGTGGGTACCAGACCGAATGATAAACTTGCAAAAGATGCCGGTTTGCAATGCATGGATAAAGGCGGTATCGTAGTAAATGAATATTGCAAAACAAGTGATGAAAATATTTATGCAGGGGGCGACTGTGTAGCATCCCATTATGTTAATAAAACTGTGGGAAGTCCGCTTTATGTTCCCTTGGGATCTACTGCAAACAAGCATGGCAGGGTTATTGCCAATCATATTGCCGGGAATCCTACACCTTTTAATGGTATTGCCTGTTCCAGCATAGTAAAAGCGTTTGATTATACTATAGGGCGAACAGGGCTTACGGAAAAACAGGCACGGGCATTAAAGCTTGATGTTGAAACCACCGTATGGGCAGGCCCTGACAAACCGCATTTCATGCCTGATGCCAAACCTTTTATAATAAAAATGATAGCTTCTAAACGTGACAGAAAGCTTTTGGGAATCCAGGTTGCCGGACTGGGGGAAGGCGCAAAGCGCTTGGATGTTGCTGCTAGTGTTATACTTTTGGGCGGGAACCTTGATCAGCTTGCAGATGTTGATTTTGCTTATGCTCCGCCATATGGCCCGGCACTTGATCCGCTTGCAACCTGTGCTCATCTGATGATTAATAAACTGGATGGGATAGCTGCCGGTATTTCGGCTTTTAAGGCCAAAGAACGTATTGAAAAGGGAGATGTAGTATTGCTTGATGTCCGCATGCCGGATGAAGTTGCTGCCATGCCTTTTCCTTACGAGGTGCTTAATATACCGCTTGGAGCTTTGAGAGAAAAAGCAAATACTCTTCCTAAAGATAAAGATATTATTACTTTCTGCAAAATAAGTTTAAGAGGTTATGAGGCTCAAAGAATTTTAAATGCGGCAGGTTTTAGCCGGGTATCTTATATCGAAGGTGGTATAGTAAGCTGGCCCTTTTAA
- a CDS encoding PilZ domain-containing protein, whose protein sequence is MKKDSLISFRVSKDLHESLARVAKEDQRSLSSTIEMALTKYLKERRVFQGVKKEKRQYPRKTLAVPAVISQQEHEQMGIGAISEISLGGVKLLISKDFKNQILIDSQGSKFELVFNLPAENKPIRLSCESSRVVDAKDSLHVGAFFVDADFKSYKALQTYLM, encoded by the coding sequence ATGAAAAAAGACAGCCTCATATCTTTTCGTGTCAGCAAGGATTTACATGAATCCCTGGCTCGAGTTGCAAAAGAAGACCAGCGATCTTTATCGTCAACGATTGAAATGGCTCTGACCAAATACCTGAAAGAGAGGAGGGTCTTCCAAGGTGTTAAAAAAGAAAAACGTCAATATCCGAGAAAAACCCTTGCCGTTCCGGCTGTGATTAGTCAACAGGAGCACGAACAAATGGGAATAGGAGCCATCTCAGAGATTTCTCTTGGTGGTGTAAAGCTTTTAATTTCCAAAGATTTCAAGAATCAAATCCTGATCGATTCGCAAGGTTCGAAATTTGAGCTTGTTTTCAACTTGCCTGCTGAAAACAAGCCTATAAGATTGTCCTGTGAGTCAAGCCGAGTTGTTGATGCCAAAGACAGCCTTCATGTCGGAGCCTTCTTTGTTGATGCTGATTTTAAGAGCTATAAAGCACTCCAAACCTACCTTATGTAA
- a CDS encoding DUF2284 domain-containing protein — MGFKNSKGFAGGSCQELVCDDQEKCCVLAENKPCRHIEFAHPSMSGFKLFLIF, encoded by the coding sequence ATTGGTTTTAAAAACTCAAAAGGATTTGCCGGCGGATCATGTCAAGAATTGGTCTGTGACGATCAAGAAAAGTGCTGTGTTTTAGCAGAGAATAAACCCTGCCGTCACATAGAATTTGCGCATCCTTCTATGTCAGGTTTTAAGCTTTTCTTAATTTTCTGA
- the selB gene encoding selenocysteine-specific translation elongation factor — MKQIVLGTAGHIDHGKTSFVKAMTGINTDRLKEEQVRGITIELGFAWLDLPNGIRIGIVDVPGHEKFVKNMVAGATGIDIVAMIIAADEGVMPQTKEHMEICQLLGIKYGIVVLTKIDLVDEEWLELVTDDIKKFVKGTFLDDAPVVPVSASTGEGVDDFIKVLSEISPKIPGRSSSGLFRLPVDRVFSMKGFGTVITGTLISGHVQVGDMIMIYPSGTTSKVRGIQVHNESVTEAIAGMRTAINFQGLEKASVNRGEIVSTPGALISTFMLDVSLNYLSSNKKPVKNRTRVRFHAGTSEIPGNLILLDREELLPGEDAVAQLRLDTPVAVVKDDRFVLRSVSPVRTIAGGQILNPVPIKHKRFKAEITKGLESLSDLLPEDLVSYYVAQSGFKGASISELKVMTNISEKQLDSNLQNLLSKKSIILADKENRIYLHQDVLNDLKLDTTNSLDAYHKANPLKAGMPKEELKSKMPDFLNPKFFNLIINQMIKEKEIELDEDMVRRQGHKVSLGEDQSRIKTKIIEIYHKGVLTPPFLKDLIEELKIDSAKAKDVLMLLVNEGVIVKIKEDFYIHSENINNLKNMVVEFLKANEEMTTPQFKDMTGASRKYLIPLLEYFDSKNVTIRIGDIRKLRKA; from the coding sequence GTGAAACAGATTGTTCTTGGGACGGCAGGACACATTGATCATGGGAAAACAAGCTTTGTAAAAGCTATGACCGGTATTAATACCGACAGGCTTAAGGAGGAGCAAGTACGTGGAATAACCATAGAGCTTGGGTTTGCCTGGCTGGATCTTCCAAACGGTATAAGAATCGGAATTGTGGATGTGCCCGGCCATGAAAAATTTGTTAAAAATATGGTTGCCGGAGCGACAGGGATAGATATTGTTGCAATGATTATTGCCGCAGATGAAGGAGTGATGCCACAGACAAAAGAGCATATGGAAATATGCCAGCTTCTGGGTATAAAATATGGAATTGTTGTATTGACCAAGATTGATCTTGTTGATGAAGAATGGCTGGAGCTTGTAACAGATGATATAAAAAAATTTGTAAAAGGAACTTTTTTAGACGATGCTCCTGTTGTACCGGTATCTGCCTCAACCGGAGAAGGAGTTGACGATTTTATAAAAGTACTTTCCGAAATAAGCCCAAAAATCCCAGGTCGTTCTTCATCGGGGCTTTTTCGGCTTCCTGTTGACAGGGTATTTAGTATGAAGGGGTTTGGTACTGTTATTACAGGCACGCTGATATCAGGTCATGTTCAGGTGGGGGATATGATTATGATATATCCTTCGGGCACAACTTCCAAAGTTCGCGGGATTCAAGTTCATAACGAAAGCGTAACAGAAGCTATAGCCGGTATGCGAACAGCCATTAATTTTCAGGGTCTTGAAAAGGCTTCGGTTAACCGGGGTGAAATTGTTTCAACTCCCGGAGCGCTTATTTCGACTTTTATGTTAGATGTTTCCCTGAACTATTTATCAAGCAATAAGAAACCCGTTAAAAACCGCACTCGCGTCAGATTTCATGCCGGTACAAGTGAAATCCCCGGCAATCTTATTTTACTCGACAGGGAAGAGCTTCTTCCCGGAGAAGATGCTGTTGCCCAACTCAGGCTCGATACTCCGGTTGCGGTTGTAAAAGACGACAGATTCGTTTTAAGAAGTGTTTCTCCTGTAAGGACAATAGCAGGCGGGCAAATTCTTAATCCGGTTCCCATAAAGCATAAGAGGTTTAAGGCGGAAATTACCAAAGGTCTTGAAAGCCTTTCAGACCTTTTGCCTGAAGACCTGGTATCGTACTATGTCGCTCAATCCGGTTTCAAAGGCGCTTCTATTTCAGAGTTGAAGGTCATGACAAATATTTCCGAAAAGCAGCTTGACAGCAATCTCCAAAATCTTTTGTCCAAAAAAAGTATTATTTTAGCCGATAAAGAAAACAGGATATATCTTCATCAGGATGTTTTAAATGATCTAAAACTTGATACTACCAATTCTCTTGATGCTTATCACAAAGCAAATCCGCTTAAAGCCGGAATGCCCAAAGAAGAACTTAAATCCAAAATGCCGGATTTTTTAAACCCGAAGTTTTTCAACCTGATTATCAATCAGATGATAAAAGAAAAAGAAATTGAACTTGATGAGGATATGGTTCGCCGTCAAGGTCATAAGGTTTCGCTTGGTGAAGATCAGAGCCGTATAAAAACTAAAATCATTGAAATATATCATAAAGGCGTTCTTACCCCCCCCTTCCTCAAAGATTTGATAGAAGAACTTAAGATTGATTCTGCAAAAGCAAAAGATGTGCTTATGCTTCTTGTGAATGAGGGTGTTATCGTCAAGATCAAGGAAGATTTTTATATACATTCCGAGAATATCAATAATCTTAAAAACATGGTGGTTGAATTCTTAAAAGCAAACGAGGAAATGACAACCCCGCAATTTAAGGATATGACAGGAGCATCCAGAAAATACCTGATACCGCTTCTGGAATATTTTGACTCAAAAAATGTTACGATACGTATAGGAGATATCAGAAAATTAAGAAAAGCTTAA
- a CDS encoding PAS domain S-box protein has protein sequence MKKLKVINLEDSPTDSLLIQEILSEDKIECEVIRIDTEERFISEIEKGDIDIILADYTLPSFDGLSALDIALKKLPEVPFIFVTGTLGEEIAVESLKRGATDYVLKDRLMRLALSVKRALRDAELRKEQKRKDAALRESEEQFRELVENINDVFFMADEKGIITYISDPIESFWGYKPSEIIGYTFLDFIYSEDLPMVEKIFNDNKSEYLTPLEFRLVKKTGEIIWVRLSGRNIIRENKIIDSRGLLINITESKKSEEKLKESFERLQKATSGIIQAMTLTIEARDPYTAGHQRRVAALSKAIAIEMNLPAQMIEGIEIAASIHDLGKLSVPADILSKPSKLSDIEMQFIQTHPDAGYNILKDVEFPWPVAQIILQHHERINGSGYPKGIEGENILLETRILSVADVVEAMASHRPYRAAMGIDKALEEIRENKNILYDPEVVKACLTVFEEKGFDFE, from the coding sequence ATGAAAAAATTAAAAGTGATAAACCTTGAAGATAGCCCTACTGATTCTTTACTTATTCAGGAAATACTTTCGGAAGATAAAATTGAATGTGAAGTTATCCGCATAGATACGGAAGAAAGGTTTATTTCTGAAATTGAGAAAGGTGATATAGATATAATTCTTGCTGACTACACCCTTCCCTCTTTTGACGGACTTTCTGCCTTGGATATTGCGCTTAAAAAGCTACCGGAAGTTCCTTTTATATTTGTTACCGGAACACTAGGTGAGGAGATCGCAGTTGAATCATTAAAAAGAGGCGCCACCGATTATGTACTTAAAGATAGACTGATGCGCCTCGCGCTATCGGTTAAAAGGGCTTTAAGAGATGCAGAATTAAGAAAAGAACAAAAACGCAAAGATGCTGCCTTACGTGAATCGGAGGAGCAATTCAGAGAGCTTGTTGAAAATATAAATGATGTATTTTTTATGGCAGATGAAAAAGGTATTATAACCTATATCAGCGACCCGATAGAATCATTCTGGGGATATAAACCATCAGAAATCATCGGTTATACTTTTCTGGATTTTATTTACTCTGAAGATCTTCCCATGGTTGAGAAAATATTTAACGATAATAAATCAGAATACCTCACACCACTTGAGTTCAGGCTTGTTAAGAAAACAGGCGAAATTATATGGGTCCGTTTATCAGGCCGAAATATAATACGGGAAAACAAAATTATTGATTCGCGCGGGTTGTTGATAAACATAACCGAAAGCAAAAAGAGCGAAGAAAAGCTCAAGGAAAGTTTTGAAAGGTTGCAAAAAGCCACCAGCGGAATTATTCAAGCTATGACTTTAACAATTGAAGCCAGAGATCCTTATACTGCTGGCCATCAGAGGCGAGTGGCTGCGCTATCCAAAGCTATAGCAATTGAGATGAATCTTCCTGCCCAAATGATTGAAGGAATTGAAATAGCAGCATCAATTCACGATCTTGGCAAGTTATCGGTACCAGCCGATATTTTAAGCAAGCCTTCCAAATTGAGTGATATTGAAATGCAGTTTATACAAACTCATCCTGATGCAGGTTACAATATTTTAAAAGATGTCGAATTTCCCTGGCCTGTTGCACAGATAATTTTACAGCATCATGAAAGAATTAATGGCTCAGGTTATCCGAAAGGCATTGAGGGAGAAAATATTCTTCTTGAAACACGAATATTGAGCGTAGCAGATGTTGTAGAGGCTATGGCATCACATCGACCGTACCGCGCAGCTATGGGAATTGACAAAGCGCTTGAGGAAATCAGGGAAAATAAAAATATTCTCTATGACCCTGAAGTTGTAAAGGCTTGTCTTACAGTTTTTGAGGAAAAAGGCTTTGATTTTGAGTAA
- a CDS encoding HRDC domain-containing protein: MSNPATLIETSSALKHALQNIKEDKMIGFDLEADSMHHFPEKVCLLQVASKNYLFAIDTIKLKDLSLLKPIFSNKDIKKIFHGADYDIRSLFRDFNIEIKNLFDTELASRFLGIRETGLEAVIRQRFNVFLEKKYTKRDWSKRPLIDDMLNYAIDDVRYLVSLYEILEKELDNIGRLSWVREECDILCSVRPDKNNGEPLFLKFKGAGKLKPENLAILEALLCFRKEIALKKNVPFFKIIGNTSLLKLAEARPDSINKIVNTNALSNKQMDIYGKDLLIIIHKAIKTPKEMLPVYPKKKTPAISPAALKRIEEIKTWRNHKAIELKIDPGILLNKALLTAIGTKNPVSLSELKQISEMKNWQKSEFGEEILSVLRKDKD; the protein is encoded by the coding sequence TTGAGTAACCCAGCAACATTAATTGAAACTTCATCTGCATTAAAACATGCGCTGCAAAACATAAAAGAAGATAAAATGATTGGCTTTGACCTTGAAGCTGACTCTATGCATCATTTTCCGGAAAAAGTCTGTTTACTCCAGGTTGCATCAAAAAATTATCTTTTCGCAATTGATACTATAAAGCTAAAAGATTTATCACTTTTAAAACCCATCTTTTCAAATAAAGATATTAAAAAAATATTCCATGGCGCTGATTATGATATTCGCTCTCTTTTCCGTGATTTTAATATTGAAATAAAAAATCTTTTTGATACCGAACTTGCTTCAAGATTTCTGGGAATCAGGGAAACAGGTCTTGAGGCTGTAATTCGGCAACGGTTTAATGTATTTCTTGAAAAGAAATACACGAAAAGAGACTGGTCAAAAAGACCGTTAATTGACGATATGTTAAATTATGCGATTGATGACGTAAGGTATCTTGTTTCTCTTTACGAAATCCTCGAAAAGGAACTTGATAATATTGGGCGTTTGTCCTGGGTTAGGGAAGAATGCGATATATTATGCAGTGTAAGACCGGATAAGAACAATGGTGAACCTCTTTTTTTAAAATTCAAGGGGGCTGGAAAGCTTAAGCCGGAAAACCTTGCTATTCTTGAGGCGCTTCTTTGTTTTAGAAAAGAAATTGCACTGAAAAAAAATGTGCCATTTTTTAAAATAATAGGGAATACTTCATTGCTAAAACTTGCCGAAGCAAGACCGGACAGTATAAATAAAATTGTAAACACAAATGCATTATCCAATAAACAAATGGATATATATGGCAAGGATCTGCTTATTATAATACATAAAGCCATAAAAACACCCAAAGAGATGCTTCCAGTTTATCCGAAAAAAAAGACTCCTGCAATATCCCCTGCTGCTTTAAAGCGGATCGAAGAGATTAAAACATGGAGAAATCATAAGGCAATAGAACTTAAGATTGATCCTGGGATCTTGCTAAATAAAGCGCTGCTAACCGCTATAGGCACAAAAAATCCTGTTTCTTTGTCAGAACTTAAACAAATTAGCGAAATGAAAAACTGGCAGAAATCAGAGTTTGGAGAAGAGATATTAAGTGTTCTAAGAAAAGATAAAGATTAG
- a CDS encoding cytochrome, giving the protein MRRFIVGVMGAGQSADANDIDNAYELGRLIAQEGWILLSGGRDIGVMEAVNQGAKEIAGSITLGILPSVDSKPSPFVDIVIITDMHNARNNINVLSSDVVVACGCKGAGTVSEIALALKAGKPVILLGADTASITFFQKLGNGAVRIAEKPGQAIDIIKNDLA; this is encoded by the coding sequence ATGCGCCGATTTATTGTAGGAGTAATGGGAGCAGGCCAAAGTGCTGATGCCAATGATATCGACAATGCATATGAACTTGGCAGGCTCATTGCGCAGGAAGGCTGGATTTTACTTAGTGGCGGCAGAGATATAGGTGTAATGGAAGCGGTTAATCAAGGCGCAAAAGAGATAGCGGGTAGTATAACTTTGGGTATACTGCCGTCTGTAGATTCAAAACCCAGCCCCTTTGTGGATATTGTTATTATAACAGATATGCATAATGCGCGTAATAATATTAATGTTCTTTCAAGCGATGTTGTTGTTGCCTGTGGCTGCAAAGGTGCAGGGACAGTATCTGAAATTGCACTGGCGCTTAAAGCCGGAAAACCGGTTATTCTGTTGGGAGCAGATACAGCATCCATTACTTTTTTTCAGAAACTGGGAAATGGGGCTGTTCGCATTGCAGAAAAGCCAGGCCAGGCAATAGATATAATCAAAAATGACCTGGCTTAG
- a CDS encoding ATPase P translates to MIQISIPGSGDLELKHLILDYNGTIAFDGRLYNSIKPTLIELSDLMSIHIITADTFGDVQQQLGNLPVNLYILSPGEQDKQKQEYLIKLGKDNCVCIGNGRNDALMLKDAKIGIAVVQEEGVCAQTLISADIICTSIIYAFELLLNPKRLIATLRV, encoded by the coding sequence TTGATACAGATATCAATACCCGGTTCAGGTGATTTAGAATTAAAACATCTTATTTTGGATTATAACGGCACTATAGCATTTGATGGCAGGTTATATAACAGCATTAAGCCGACTTTAATTGAGTTATCCGATTTAATGAGCATCCATATTATTACTGCCGACACATTTGGGGATGTACAACAACAACTTGGAAATCTGCCTGTTAACCTGTATATACTTTCTCCCGGTGAGCAGGATAAACAAAAGCAGGAATATTTAATAAAACTTGGAAAAGATAATTGCGTATGCATAGGAAACGGAAGAAATGATGCTCTGATGCTAAAGGACGCAAAAATAGGAATTGCAGTAGTACAGGAAGAAGGCGTATGTGCCCAAACGCTTATATCAGCAGATATTATCTGTACTTCAATAATTTATGCGTTCGAACTGCTTTTAAACCCTAAAAGACTAATTGCAACTTTAAGAGTATAG